Proteins encoded in a region of the Streptomyces sp. NBC_01298 genome:
- a CDS encoding ABC transporter ATP-binding protein codes for MIGVAPPDYDPAAPETAATLPVGSSATVRDYVRGLFRRHRRAFLVLVGVNTVAVIASMVGPYLLGQVVDRLSEGARDLHLGRVGLLFALALGIQTVFVRLVRLRGAMLGEEMLADLREDFLVRSVGLPPGVLERAGTGDLLSRITTDIDRLANAMREAVPQLAIGVVWASLLYGALALTAPPLALAALVALPVLVIGCRWYFKRAPRAYRSEAAGYAAVAAVLTETVDAGRTIEAHRLGGRRIELSERRIKEWTAWERYTLFLRTVLFPVVNVTYVTILGSVLMIGGYCVIQGWMSVGQLTTGALLAQMMVDPIGLILRWYDELQIAQVSLARLVGVREIEPDAGDAGVSPDGRDVRADRVHFGYREGVDVLHQVSMSVPPGTRMALVGPSGAGKSTLGRLLAGIYAPRTGEITLGGARLSQMPAERVREHVALVNQEHHVFVGSLRDNLRLARTEAGDAELWAALGAVDAEGWARALDAGLDTEVGSGASALTPAQAQQIALARLVLADPHTLVLDEATSLLDPRAARHLERSLARVLDGRTVIAIAHRLHTAHDADVIAVVEGGRITELGSHDALVEADGAYAALWRSWHG; via the coding sequence ATGATCGGCGTGGCGCCGCCGGACTACGATCCGGCCGCCCCGGAAACGGCCGCGACCCTGCCCGTGGGCAGCTCCGCGACGGTACGGGACTACGTGCGCGGCCTGTTCCGCCGCCACCGGCGGGCCTTCCTGGTCCTGGTGGGGGTCAACACGGTCGCGGTGATCGCTTCCATGGTCGGCCCGTACCTGCTGGGCCAGGTCGTGGACCGGCTCTCGGAAGGGGCGCGCGACCTCCATCTGGGCCGGGTGGGGCTGCTGTTCGCCCTGGCGCTCGGGATCCAGACCGTGTTCGTGCGGCTGGTCCGGCTGCGCGGGGCGATGCTAGGCGAGGAGATGCTGGCCGACCTGCGCGAGGACTTCCTCGTGCGGTCGGTGGGCCTGCCGCCGGGCGTGCTGGAGCGCGCGGGAACCGGTGACCTGCTGTCGCGGATCACCACGGACATCGACCGGCTGGCCAACGCCATGCGCGAGGCCGTACCGCAGCTGGCCATCGGTGTGGTGTGGGCGAGCCTGCTCTACGGGGCGCTCGCCCTGACCGCGCCGCCGCTGGCGCTCGCCGCGCTGGTGGCGCTGCCGGTGCTGGTGATCGGCTGCCGCTGGTACTTCAAGCGGGCGCCCCGGGCCTACCGGTCCGAGGCGGCGGGGTACGCGGCGGTCGCGGCCGTGCTCACCGAGACGGTGGACGCGGGCCGCACCATCGAGGCGCACCGCCTGGGCGGGCGCCGGATCGAGCTGTCGGAGCGGCGGATCAAGGAGTGGACGGCGTGGGAGCGGTACACGCTGTTCCTGCGCACGGTCCTCTTCCCCGTCGTCAACGTCACCTACGTGACGATCCTCGGCTCCGTCCTGATGATCGGCGGGTACTGCGTGATCCAGGGCTGGATGTCGGTGGGGCAGCTGACCACGGGCGCCCTGCTCGCGCAGATGATGGTCGACCCGATCGGTCTGATCCTGCGCTGGTACGACGAGCTCCAGATCGCGCAGGTCTCGCTGGCCCGGCTGGTGGGCGTGCGGGAGATCGAGCCCGACGCGGGCGACGCCGGCGTCTCCCCCGACGGCCGGGACGTCCGGGCCGACCGGGTGCACTTCGGATACCGGGAGGGCGTCGACGTACTGCACCAGGTGTCGATGTCGGTGCCGCCGGGCACCCGGATGGCGCTGGTGGGGCCCTCGGGCGCGGGCAAGTCCACGCTGGGGCGGCTCCTGGCGGGCATCTACGCGCCGCGGACCGGTGAGATCACCCTCGGCGGGGCGCGACTGTCGCAGATGCCCGCGGAGCGGGTGCGCGAGCACGTGGCCCTGGTCAACCAGGAGCACCACGTGTTCGTGGGCTCCCTGCGGGACAACCTGCGGCTGGCTCGTACGGAGGCGGGTGACGCCGAGCTGTGGGCGGCGCTCGGCGCGGTCGACGCGGAGGGCTGGGCGCGGGCGCTGGACGCCGGTCTGGACACCGAGGTCGGCTCGGGCGCCTCGGCGCTGACCCCGGCGCAGGCGCAGCAGATCGCGCTGGCCCGGCTGGTGCTGGCCGATCCGCACACGCTGGTGCTGGACGAGGCCACCTCGCTGCTGGACCCGCGTGCGGCACGGCATTTGGAGCGCTCGCTGGCCCGGGTGCTGGACGGCCGGACGGTGATCGCGATCGCGCACCGGCTGCACACCGCGCACGACGCGGACGTGATCGCGGTGGTCGAGGGCGGCCGCATCACCGAGCTCGGCTCGCACGACGCCCTGGTCGAGGCCGACGGCGCGTACGCCGCTCTGTGGCGCTCCTGGCACGGCTGA
- a CDS encoding ABC transporter ATP-binding protein, whose amino-acid sequence MQISDLPYPDPGVPDARSGPRFLWWLGRGQLGGQAKSLGWGLLHFGGIAGLPYTVGLGIDAVVDGDGRRLLWVGGLIALLGVAISLGDAMLHRTAVTNWITAAARVQQLLARKTAELGSALTRRVAAGEVVAVSTGDVEKIGWFVEAVSRFLAAALSLVIGCVVLLFYAPTIGVVVAVGMPVLALAVLPLLPRATRRADVQREKAGKATELASDTVAGLRVLRGIGGEELFLGRYREASQQVREAAVHSARMWALISAIQVLLPGGLLVTVVWYGSSLVLDGRLDVGELVAAFSAVATMLYPLRHFEEIAMAYSFSRPSAKRAARVLSLTRTGAMADAGAEAEVGAEAEVGAQSVVAAEPAVATEVPRAPAPGADLYDPETGLLVPAGRLTAVVCGDPDLAGRLAERLGGHPMDAATGPSVLLGGVALDELALATARELVLVQDKDPVLLSGTLRELFDVPASGAVAPPAALAAAQCADVLDALLQSAPDGVDDPMDARITERGRSLSGGQRQRLALARSLVTDPEVLVLDEPTSAVDSHTEARIADGISALRSGRTTVVLASSPLLLDRADLVVLIHGGKAAASGTHRELLHGDPRYRSVVTRQTEEEQRTEEEQRLPRLESVLTEIEESA is encoded by the coding sequence ATGCAGATCAGCGATCTTCCGTATCCGGACCCAGGGGTACCCGATGCTCGCTCCGGCCCCCGCTTCCTCTGGTGGCTGGGGCGGGGCCAACTCGGCGGACAGGCCAAAAGCCTGGGCTGGGGGCTGCTCCACTTCGGCGGCATCGCGGGGCTGCCGTACACCGTGGGCCTGGGCATCGACGCCGTCGTGGACGGCGACGGCCGCCGGCTGCTGTGGGTCGGCGGACTGATCGCGCTGCTCGGCGTCGCGATCTCGCTCGGCGACGCGATGCTGCACCGTACGGCCGTCACCAACTGGATCACCGCCGCCGCGCGGGTCCAGCAGCTGCTCGCCCGCAAGACCGCCGAGCTGGGCTCCGCCCTGACCCGGCGGGTAGCGGCGGGCGAGGTGGTGGCGGTGTCCACGGGCGACGTGGAGAAGATCGGCTGGTTCGTCGAGGCGGTCTCCCGCTTCCTGGCCGCCGCGCTGAGCCTGGTCATCGGCTGTGTCGTCCTGCTCTTCTACGCGCCGACGATCGGCGTGGTCGTGGCCGTCGGCATGCCGGTGCTCGCCCTGGCCGTCCTTCCCCTGCTGCCGCGCGCCACCCGGCGCGCGGACGTCCAGCGGGAGAAGGCGGGCAAGGCCACCGAGCTGGCCTCGGACACCGTGGCGGGGCTGCGGGTGCTGCGCGGCATCGGCGGCGAGGAACTGTTCCTCGGCCGCTATCGCGAGGCCTCGCAGCAGGTCCGCGAGGCCGCCGTGCACAGCGCCCGGATGTGGGCGCTGATCTCCGCGATCCAGGTGCTGCTGCCGGGCGGCCTGCTGGTCACGGTGGTCTGGTACGGATCCTCGCTCGTGCTGGACGGCCGGCTGGACGTCGGCGAACTCGTCGCCGCGTTCAGCGCGGTGGCGACCATGCTCTACCCGCTGCGGCACTTCGAGGAGATCGCGATGGCGTACTCCTTCTCCCGCCCCTCCGCCAAGCGGGCGGCGCGGGTGCTGTCGCTGACGCGGACCGGCGCGATGGCGGATGCCGGTGCGGAGGCGGAAGTCGGTGCGGAGGCGGAGGTCGGCGCGCAGTCCGTGGTCGCCGCCGAGCCGGCCGTCGCCACCGAGGTGCCGCGGGCCCCGGCCCCCGGCGCTGACCTGTACGACCCCGAGACCGGGCTGCTGGTCCCGGCGGGCCGGCTCACCGCCGTGGTGTGCGGGGACCCCGACCTGGCGGGCCGGCTCGCCGAGCGCCTGGGCGGGCACCCGATGGACGCCGCGACCGGGCCCTCCGTCCTGCTGGGCGGGGTCGCGCTGGACGAGCTCGCGCTCGCCACCGCGCGCGAGCTGGTCCTCGTACAGGACAAGGATCCGGTCCTGCTGTCCGGGACGCTGCGCGAGCTGTTCGACGTACCGGCGTCCGGTGCGGTCGCACCGCCGGCGGCGCTCGCGGCGGCCCAGTGCGCGGACGTACTGGACGCCCTCCTGCAGTCCGCCCCGGACGGGGTGGACGACCCGATGGACGCCAGGATCACCGAGCGCGGCCGCTCGCTCTCCGGCGGGCAGCGACAGCGGCTGGCGCTGGCGCGGTCCCTGGTGACCGACCCCGAGGTGCTGGTGCTGGACGAGCCGACCTCGGCGGTCGACTCGCACACCGAGGCCCGGATCGCGGACGGGATCTCCGCCCTGCGCTCCGGTCGCACGACGGTGGTGCTGGCGTCCTCGCCGCTGCTGCTGGACCGCGCCGACCTGGTCGTCCTGATCCACGGGGGCAAGGCGGCGGCGAGCGGCACGCACCGCGAGCTGCTGCACGGCGACCCCCGCTACCGGTCGGTCGTCACCCGCCAGACCGAGGAAGAACAGCGCACCGAGGAAGAACAGCGGCTCCCGCGGCTGGAATCCGTACTGACAGAGATCGAGGAATCCGCATGA
- a CDS encoding sulfite oxidase: MPLDLSDESQYDRARLRQWARGRARSSGVDRRDLLKLFAAGAAAGSLGLGAAGTAEASATGAAEKGGAAGAAAAPTAAAPGTVKPLPPELFTIRGTNAETNFAALRDTGPLTPIDRFFVRNHTVTPRLDAHDWRLKVWGDALTGGPVEFSYDQLRALPAVERTLFIECAGNGRSFYTTQQGQQVTGTAWTLGAIGVARWRGARLSDVLRRAGLARGAVDVLPRGLDDEVVTNGVNLGRVRRPLPVSKALDDVILAYEMNGEPLPPDHGGPVRVVVPSWIGISSIKWVGDIEVSGQPLYTPWNTDLYRLFGPDQPPQGSAPLTRQTLKSAFELEHGATVPAHRTRLLTGRSWSGAAAVHRVEVSTDGGVRWQRARLHDAPHRGGWVRWSLPWTPRATGPTALLARATDTTGRTQPATTPHNTQGYLFDAVVHHQVTVV, translated from the coding sequence ATGCCCCTCGACCTGTCGGACGAGAGCCAGTACGACCGTGCGCGCCTGCGGCAGTGGGCGCGTGGCCGCGCCCGCTCCTCCGGGGTGGACCGCCGCGACCTGCTGAAGCTGTTCGCTGCGGGGGCCGCGGCCGGATCCCTGGGCCTGGGCGCCGCCGGAACCGCCGAAGCCTCCGCAACGGGCGCGGCCGAAAAGGGCGGAGCCGCCGGAGCCGCCGCCGCGCCGACCGCCGCCGCGCCCGGGACCGTGAAGCCGCTGCCGCCGGAGCTGTTCACCATCCGGGGCACCAACGCGGAGACGAACTTCGCCGCCCTGCGCGACACGGGCCCCCTGACCCCCATCGACCGGTTCTTCGTACGCAACCACACCGTCACCCCGCGCCTCGACGCGCACGACTGGCGGCTGAAGGTGTGGGGCGACGCCCTGACCGGCGGGCCGGTCGAGTTCTCCTACGACCAGCTGCGCGCGCTGCCTGCCGTCGAGCGGACCCTGTTCATCGAGTGCGCGGGCAACGGCCGGAGCTTCTACACCACCCAGCAGGGGCAGCAGGTGACCGGGACCGCGTGGACCCTCGGCGCGATCGGCGTGGCGCGCTGGCGCGGCGCCCGGCTGTCCGACGTCCTCAGGCGCGCGGGCCTGGCCCGCGGGGCCGTGGACGTACTGCCCCGCGGGCTGGACGACGAGGTTGTTACGAACGGGGTGAACCTGGGCCGGGTGCGGCGCCCGCTGCCCGTGTCCAAGGCCCTCGACGACGTGATCCTCGCGTACGAGATGAACGGCGAGCCGCTGCCGCCCGACCACGGCGGTCCGGTCCGGGTGGTCGTACCGAGCTGGATCGGGATCTCCTCGATCAAGTGGGTCGGGGACATCGAGGTGAGCGGGCAGCCCCTCTACACACCGTGGAACACCGACCTGTACCGGCTCTTCGGGCCCGACCAGCCTCCGCAGGGCAGCGCCCCGCTGACCCGCCAGACCCTCAAGAGCGCCTTCGAGCTGGAGCACGGTGCGACCGTCCCGGCCCACCGGACGCGGCTGCTGACCGGGCGCTCGTGGTCGGGCGCGGCGGCCGTGCACCGGGTGGAGGTCAGTACCGACGGCGGGGTCCGCTGGCAGCGGGCCCGGCTGCACGATGCCCCGCACCGGGGCGGCTGGGTGCGCTGGTCACTGCCGTGGACCCCGCGGGCCACCGGTCCGACCGCGCTGCTCGCACGGGCCACCGACACCACCGGACGGACGCAGCCGGCGACCACGCCCCACAACACGCAGGGCTACCTGTTCGACGCGGTGGTGCACCACCAGGTCACCGTGGTCTGA
- a CDS encoding FAD-binding and (Fe-S)-binding domain-containing protein, which yields MPLLEPKPGALRPRTISGPAPDRVPDRRSTGTPEPLRSELAELLGAGKVLSGVSDLVRYASDASPYRFLPQVVVIAEDIDDVSAVLSYAHGKQREVVFRAAGTSLNGQAQGEDILVDVRRHWAGVEVLEEGLRARIQPGTTVVRANAALARHGRVLGPDPASAIACTLGGVVANNASGMTAGTTRNSYRTLSSLTFVLPSGTVVDTADPLADEELAHAEPSLCHGLMEIKKEIEADPELVARIRAKYEIKNTTGYRLDAYLDGATPVEILRGLMVGSEGTLGFIAEVVFDTLPLDRELTSALLFFPSLPAAAAAVPLFNDAGALAVELMDGNTLRASVSVAGVPADWAELPKDTTALLVEFRAPDEAGRAEYERLAAGVLAGLDLVAPVASVTNAFTRDAKTISGYWKARKAFVTAVGGARASGTTLITEDFAVPPSRLAEACEALLELQAEHGFDAAVAGHASHGNLHFLLAFDAARPADVERYAAFMDAFCRLTVERFDGSLKAEHSTGRNMAPFLELEWGPRATEMMWRTKRVIDPDLVLAPRILLDRDPKAHLRGLKTIPQVEAVADPCIECGFCEPTCPSEDLTTTPRQRIVLRREMMRQQPGSPVLDGLLDAYGYDAVDTCAGDSTCKLACPVGIDTGALMKDFRHRRHSPREERAAELAALRFGAVEVAARLAVAAADKITDAVGDGILRAVTGAARKAVRPDLVPEWLAQIPGAAARELPDTRRVGAAAVYYPACVNRIFGGPDGGSGPSLPEAVVAVSERAGRPVWIPGDVRGTCCATIWHSKGYDAGNRVMANRIVEAAWGWTAGGRLPLVVDASSCTLGIAHEVVPYLTDDNRSLHSELRIVDSIVWAAEELLPHLEVRRTVGSAVLHPTCSMRHLDDEAQLRAVAEACADEVVVPYDAGCCAFAGDRGMLHPELTESATAREAAEVTAREFDAHLSANRMCEVGMDRATGRSYYSALLELERATRP from the coding sequence ATGCCACTGCTGGAACCGAAGCCGGGGGCCCTGCGCCCGCGCACCATCAGCGGTCCCGCCCCCGACCGGGTGCCGGACCGCAGGTCCACGGGCACCCCCGAGCCGCTGCGGAGCGAGCTGGCCGAACTGCTGGGCGCCGGCAAGGTGCTCTCGGGCGTCTCCGACCTGGTCCGCTACGCCTCCGACGCGTCCCCGTACCGGTTCCTGCCGCAGGTCGTCGTGATCGCCGAGGACATCGACGACGTCTCCGCCGTCCTGTCCTACGCCCACGGCAAACAGCGCGAGGTGGTCTTCCGGGCCGCCGGGACCTCCCTCAACGGTCAGGCCCAGGGCGAGGACATCCTCGTCGACGTCCGCCGCCACTGGGCCGGGGTCGAGGTGCTGGAGGAGGGCCTGCGGGCCCGGATCCAGCCCGGCACCACCGTCGTGCGCGCCAATGCCGCGCTCGCCCGGCACGGCCGCGTCCTCGGCCCGGACCCGGCCAGTGCCATCGCCTGCACCCTCGGCGGAGTCGTCGCGAACAACGCCTCGGGCATGACGGCGGGCACCACGAGGAACTCGTACCGCACCCTGTCCTCCCTCACCTTCGTCCTGCCGAGCGGCACCGTCGTGGACACCGCCGACCCGCTCGCCGACGAGGAGCTGGCGCACGCCGAGCCCTCCCTCTGCCACGGACTGATGGAGATCAAGAAGGAGATCGAGGCGGATCCGGAACTCGTCGCCCGCATCCGGGCCAAGTACGAGATCAAGAACACCACCGGCTACCGACTCGACGCCTACCTCGACGGCGCCACCCCGGTGGAGATCCTGCGCGGGCTGATGGTCGGCTCCGAGGGCACGCTCGGCTTCATCGCCGAGGTCGTCTTCGACACCCTGCCGCTGGACCGCGAGCTCACCAGCGCCCTGCTCTTCTTCCCCTCGCTGCCCGCCGCGGCCGCCGCCGTACCGCTCTTCAACGACGCGGGGGCGCTGGCCGTCGAGCTGATGGACGGCAACACCCTGCGCGCCTCGGTGAGCGTCGCGGGCGTCCCCGCCGACTGGGCCGAGCTGCCCAAGGACACCACCGCGCTGCTGGTGGAGTTCCGGGCCCCCGACGAGGCCGGCCGCGCGGAGTACGAGCGGCTGGCCGCCGGGGTGCTGGCCGGGCTGGACCTGGTGGCCCCGGTGGCCTCGGTGACCAATGCCTTCACCCGCGACGCCAAGACCATCTCCGGCTACTGGAAGGCCCGCAAGGCCTTCGTCACGGCTGTCGGCGGCGCCCGCGCCTCCGGCACCACCCTGATCACCGAGGACTTCGCCGTCCCCCCGTCCCGGCTGGCCGAGGCCTGCGAGGCCCTCCTCGAACTCCAGGCGGAGCACGGCTTCGACGCCGCCGTCGCGGGCCACGCCTCCCACGGCAACCTGCACTTCCTGCTCGCCTTCGACGCCGCCCGGCCCGCGGACGTGGAACGGTACGCCGCGTTCATGGACGCCTTCTGCCGGCTCACCGTGGAGCGGTTCGACGGCTCGCTGAAGGCCGAGCACTCCACCGGCCGCAACATGGCCCCCTTCCTGGAACTGGAGTGGGGGCCCCGGGCCACCGAGATGATGTGGCGCACCAAGCGGGTCATCGACCCCGACCTGGTCCTCGCCCCGCGGATCCTCCTGGACCGCGACCCGAAGGCACACCTGCGCGGCCTCAAGACGATCCCGCAGGTGGAGGCCGTCGCCGACCCCTGCATCGAGTGCGGGTTCTGCGAACCGACCTGCCCCAGCGAGGACCTGACGACCACCCCGCGCCAGCGGATCGTGCTGCGCCGGGAGATGATGCGCCAGCAGCCCGGCTCCCCGGTGCTCGACGGCCTGCTCGACGCCTACGGGTACGACGCCGTGGACACCTGCGCCGGCGACTCCACCTGCAAGCTCGCGTGTCCCGTCGGCATCGACACCGGCGCCCTGATGAAGGACTTCCGCCACCGCCGGCACAGCCCGCGCGAGGAGCGCGCCGCCGAGCTCGCCGCCCTGCGGTTCGGCGCGGTCGAGGTGGCCGCGCGGCTGGCCGTGGCCGCCGCCGACAAGATCACCGACGCCGTCGGGGACGGGATCCTGCGGGCCGTGACGGGGGCCGCGCGCAAGGCCGTACGGCCCGACCTGGTTCCGGAGTGGCTTGCGCAGATCCCGGGCGCGGCGGCCCGCGAGCTCCCCGACACCCGGCGCGTGGGCGCCGCCGCGGTCTACTACCCGGCCTGCGTCAACCGGATCTTCGGCGGCCCCGACGGTGGGTCCGGGCCCTCCCTGCCCGAGGCGGTGGTGGCGGTGTCGGAGCGGGCCGGCAGGCCGGTGTGGATCCCCGGGGACGTCCGGGGCACCTGCTGCGCGACGATCTGGCACTCCAAGGGGTACGACGCCGGCAACCGCGTGATGGCCAACCGGATCGTGGAGGCGGCCTGGGGCTGGACGGCCGGCGGGCGGCTGCCGCTGGTGGTCGACGCGTCCTCCTGCACCCTGGGCATCGCGCACGAGGTGGTCCCCTACCTGACGGACGACAACCGCTCGCTCCACTCCGAGCTGCGGATCGTCGACTCCATCGTCTGGGCCGCCGAGGAGCTGCTGCCGCACCTGGAGGTACGGCGGACGGTCGGCTCGGCGGTGCTCCACCCCACCTGCTCGATGCGGCACCTGGACGACGAGGCGCAACTGCGGGCGGTGGCCGAGGCCTGCGCCGACGAGGTGGTGGTCCCGTACGACGCGGGGTGCTGCGCCTTCGCCGGCGACCGCGGGATGCTGCACCCGGAGCTGACGGAGTCGGCGACGGCGCGCGAGGCCGCCGAGGTGACGGCGCGGGAGTTCGACGCGCACCTGTCGGCGAACCGGATGTGCGAGGTGGGCATGGACCGGGCCACGGGCCGCAGCTACTACTCGGCGCTGCTGGAACTGGAACGCGCCACCCGCCCGTAG
- a CDS encoding MarR family winged helix-turn-helix transcriptional regulator gives MSTASETDSSQGAGADGTDTTDGVLAEQLLRLTRRLHRIQKRHLEPLGITPAQSRLLRTVAHLSAVRPPRMADLAARLEVVPRAVTTLVDGLESADCVRRVPDPENRRVIRIELTDTGRATLRRLRNARTGAAEEILAPLTADQREVLGGLLNALADAPAEHGC, from the coding sequence ATGAGCACCGCTTCCGAGACCGACAGCAGCCAGGGCGCCGGCGCCGATGGCACCGACACCACGGACGGCGTGCTCGCCGAGCAGCTGCTCCGCCTGACCCGGCGGCTGCACCGCATCCAGAAGCGCCATCTGGAGCCGCTCGGCATCACCCCGGCCCAGTCCCGGCTGCTGCGCACCGTCGCCCACCTCTCCGCGGTGCGGCCGCCCCGGATGGCGGATCTCGCCGCCCGCCTGGAGGTGGTGCCCCGCGCCGTGACCACGCTGGTCGACGGCCTGGAGAGCGCAGACTGCGTCCGCCGCGTGCCCGACCCGGAGAACCGCCGCGTCATAAGGATCGAGCTCACCGACACCGGCCGCGCCACGCTGCGCCGTCTGCGCAACGCGCGAACCGGCGCCGCAGAGGAGATCCTGGCTCCATTGACCGCCGATCAGCGCGAGGTGCTCGGCGGGCTGCTGAACGCTCTGGCGGACGCTCCGGCGGAGCACGGCTGCTGA
- a CDS encoding ABC transporter ATP-binding protein yields MRPKEPEWEPSKESLDPSGPAPDERPRELRRIVGLFRPYRGRLAVVGVLVAASSLVGVATPFLLKEILDVAIPQGRTGLLSLLALGMIATAVVTSIFGVLQTLISTTVGQRVMHDLRTAVYAQLQRMPLAFFTRTRTGEVQSRIANDIGGMQATVTSTATSLVSNATAVIASVVAMLALDWRLTLVSLALLPVFVWISRRVGGERKKITAQRQKQMAAMAATVTESLSVSGILLGRTMGRADSLTSSFAEESEKLVDLEVRSSMAGRWRMSTIGIVMAAMPALIYWAAGIALQTGAPSLSVGTLVAFVTLQQGLFRPAVSLLSTGVQIQTSLALFARIFEYLDLPVDITEREDPVRLDRAKGEVRLEDVHFAYDAKSGPTLTGIDITVPAGGSLAVVGPTGSGKSTLSYLVPRLYDVTGGRVVLDGVDVRDLDFDSLARSIGVVSQETYLFHASVADNLRFAKPDATDEEIAEAARAAQIHDHIESLPDGYDTLVGERGYRFSGGEKQRLAIARTILRDPPVLILDEATSALDTRTEHAVQRAIDNLSEGRTTITIAHRLSTVRDADQIVVLDGGRIAERGTHEELLKADGRYAALVRRDRETTLKPETPASGGLLSGAPGSALRTAGLLKPGTFKPDTLRGTEPTPVNV; encoded by the coding sequence ATGCGCCCCAAGGAACCCGAGTGGGAGCCCTCGAAGGAATCCCTGGACCCCAGCGGTCCCGCCCCGGACGAGCGGCCGCGCGAGCTGCGCCGCATCGTCGGCCTGTTCCGGCCCTACCGGGGCCGCCTCGCCGTCGTCGGCGTACTGGTCGCCGCCTCCTCGCTGGTCGGGGTCGCCACCCCCTTCCTGCTGAAGGAGATCCTCGACGTCGCGATCCCGCAGGGCCGTACCGGGCTGCTCAGCCTGCTCGCCCTCGGCATGATCGCGACCGCCGTCGTCACCAGCATCTTCGGCGTGCTCCAGACCCTGATATCCACCACCGTCGGCCAGCGCGTCATGCACGATCTGCGCACCGCCGTCTACGCACAGCTCCAGCGGATGCCGCTGGCCTTCTTCACCCGTACGCGCACCGGCGAGGTGCAGTCCCGCATCGCCAATGACATCGGCGGCATGCAGGCCACGGTCACCTCCACGGCGACCTCCCTCGTCTCGAACGCGACGGCCGTCATCGCCTCCGTCGTCGCGATGCTCGCGCTCGACTGGCGGCTCACGCTCGTCTCGCTCGCCCTGCTGCCCGTCTTCGTGTGGATCAGCCGCCGCGTCGGCGGCGAGCGCAAGAAGATCACCGCGCAGCGTCAGAAGCAGATGGCCGCGATGGCCGCGACGGTCACCGAGTCCCTGTCGGTCAGCGGCATCCTGCTCGGCCGCACCATGGGCCGCGCCGATTCGCTCACCAGCTCCTTCGCGGAGGAGTCCGAGAAGCTCGTCGACCTCGAAGTGCGCTCCAGCATGGCCGGACGCTGGCGGATGTCCACCATCGGCATCGTCATGGCCGCCATGCCCGCGCTCATCTACTGGGCGGCCGGCATAGCCTTGCAGACCGGAGCCCCTTCGCTCTCGGTCGGCACCCTCGTCGCCTTCGTCACCCTCCAGCAGGGCCTGTTCCGGCCCGCCGTGAGCCTGTTGTCGACCGGCGTCCAGATCCAGACCTCCCTGGCGCTCTTCGCCCGCATCTTCGAGTACCTCGACCTGCCGGTGGACATCACCGAGCGCGAGGATCCCGTCCGCCTCGACCGCGCCAAGGGCGAGGTCCGCCTGGAGGACGTCCACTTCGCCTACGACGCCAAGAGCGGCCCCACCCTCACCGGCATCGACATCACGGTCCCGGCCGGCGGTTCCCTCGCGGTGGTCGGCCCGACCGGATCAGGCAAGAGCACGCTGAGCTACCTCGTGCCCCGGCTCTACGACGTCACCGGCGGCCGGGTCGTCCTCGACGGCGTGGACGTGCGCGACCTCGACTTCGACTCCCTGGCCCGCTCCATCGGCGTGGTGTCCCAGGAGACCTACCTCTTCCACGCCTCCGTCGCCGACAACCTGCGCTTCGCCAAGCCGGACGCCACCGACGAGGAGATAGCGGAGGCGGCCCGCGCGGCCCAGATCCACGACCACATCGAGTCCCTGCCCGACGGATACGACACCCTCGTCGGCGAGCGGGGCTACCGGTTCTCCGGCGGAGAGAAGCAGCGCCTGGCCATCGCGCGCACCATCCTGCGCGACCCGCCGGTGCTGATCCTCGACGAGGCCACCAGCGCGCTGGACACCCGCACCGAGCACGCCGTGCAGCGGGCCATCGACAATCTCTCCGAGGGTCGCACCACCATCACCATCGCCCACCGTCTCTCCACCGTCCGCGACGCCGACCAGATCGTCGTCCTCGACGGCGGCCGGATAGCGGAGCGCGGCACCCATGAGGAACTGCTGAAGGCCGACGGCCGCTACGCCGCCCTCGTGCGCCGCGACCGGGAGACCACGCTCAAGCCGGAGACCCCCGCGTCCGGAGGGCTGCTGTCCGGGGCGCCCGGTTCCGCGTTGCGCACGGCCGGCCTGCTCAAGCCCGGGACGTTCAAGCCGGACACCCTGCGCGGCACCGAGCCGACCCCGGTGAACGTGTGA